In Drosophila busckii strain San Diego stock center, stock number 13000-0081.31 chromosome 3R, ASM1175060v1, whole genome shotgun sequence, the sequence tgattttaattaacaatttatttaacggattgtttatataaatctgCTCACACTTTGACTAGATTGGCGACAAGTAAGTAGTGTTATAAAACGTATGTAGGCAGTGTTGCAAAGAAACTAAAAGCgcattgtaaacaaaaacaaaccgCTCAACGTTGGAGCATTgtataatttaagttttttattaaacaaaatgatgTCGCTACGTTTTAGCTGGCGGCTTTGTAGCCCCAGCAGTGTACAAAGAATAAGCGTCTGCCATCAAAGTGCCAAAGCAAAGCGTGAGAAGCTCGTATCACGCTATAGCGCTGAGTTTCCAGAGAAACTGATCATCAAGAAGCAAAAGAGTGCCCCTCACATGTACATGGCTAATGAGGAGATAGCGAAGCAAGTGAATGACTACCTCGATCCTCACCTGCGTGAGTCCAACTGTGATACGGTGCTGGAGTTGAATCCTGGCCCATGCCATTTTACACGACATCTGCTGGATCGTGAGTCCCAGTTCCGCAAGATTATACTAATGGAAACAATGGATCACTTCATGCCGCGTCTGCAGGAGATGCATGCGCTATATCCGGAGCGTGTAAAGGTGCAACACGGCGATTTTGTTGCACTATGGAAGCTGGCCTATATGGACAAACTGGATAATGGCACACGCGTGTCGGATTTGCTGCAGGATGTGCCGCAGCGTGCTTTCACTGAAGGTGAATGTTGCGCTTTTACTTATATTGGGCTTTCTAATTCTTGTTTGACTTACAGATGTCAACATGCTGGTTATAGGCGCCGTCGGTTCTTATCCTTTCTTCAAGCATCTGATCAACTCCCTTGTGTTTCAATCGAGCGTCTTTAATTGGGGACGCTGCGAAATGTTGCTAGCCTTACCACCGCCCATTTTCATACACTTAACTTGCTCCAATGAGATTGGTTATCTCATCTATCGCTCAGCTTCCATGCTCTTTCAAATACTCTTTGAGCATCGTTTCATTGCGAAAGTGCCGCGTGAGCATTTTCTGCCGCAACAGGCAGAGTTTAATCTTGgcaagagcagcaaattgGGCAAAGTCAAGTCTATAAATCCagagtatttatatttaactaaatttacgCCGCGCCGCAATTTGCATGAGCTCTGTGCGGCGCAAGACTTGCCCGCCTTGtggttttttataaaacaaaatcttGTAAGCAGACGGAATCGCATTATACCTAATCTCGAGTAAGTGCAGCattatattacaataataacagTGGTAATTGACATATACTTGCTTGCAGAAAGTTTGTGCCTGGCTGCGGACCTCGGCTAATAATCAATCAGCATGCCAAAGAAGCAGTTACGCCACTTTTTAAAGAAGCTGTGAAGCAATTGCCTCCGTACTCTATGCGCAGCACTAACATGAGCACGCGAGATCATTTCCCTGCcatcaatatatatacacaatttGGCGATTTGACGCCTAGTCAAATGTTGACGCTGTTTACACAATTTCGCAGTTGGCCGGAGTACAATGAGAGCTCGTTTCTGGCATCCCTTGAGAATACGCTGCTCAAGCTGGAAACAGTTAATGATCAGAGCTTGGATGATAGCGTGATTGCTGAGGAGGATGACATCAGCGGTGAAAGCGTAGACGAGCTGCTGGAAGCCACGGAGGCCACAACCGTTACCAAGACTGTTAGTAAAGTCAAGTAGTGAGctttttataattcaattgttattgtttgtaaataagtaaataagttgaaattcattt encodes:
- the LOC108601422 gene encoding dimethyladenosine transferase 2, mitochondrial encodes the protein MMSLRFSWRLCSPSSVQRISVCHQSAKAKREKLVSRYSAEFPEKLIIKKQKSAPHMYMANEEIAKQVNDYLDPHLRESNCDTVLELNPGPCHFTRHLLDRESQFRKIILMETMDHFMPRLQEMHALYPERVKVQHGDFVALWKLAYMDKLDNGTRVSDLLQDVPQRAFTEDVNMLVIGAVGSYPFFKHLINSLVFQSSVFNWGRCEMLLALPPPIFIHLTCSNEIGYLIYRSASMLFQILFEHRFIAKVPREHFLPQQAEFNLGKSSKLGKVKSINPEYLYLTKFTPRRNLHELCAAQDLPALWFFIKQNLVSRRNRIIPNLEKFVPGCGPRLIINQHAKEAVTPLFKEAVKQLPPYSMRSTNMSTRDHFPAINIYTQFGDLTPSQMLTLFTQFRSWPEYNESSFLASLENTLLKLETVNDQSLDDSVIAEEDDISGESVDELLEATEATTVTKTVSKVK